The following DNA comes from Naumovozyma dairenensis CBS 421 chromosome 4, complete genome.
AAATATGGTTCTACTCGTGAtggaaataatataaaacCAAATGATGGCCTCACATGTTAGTTTTTGAAATGCAAATTTTGATGTATTAGAGCAAATAtagtattttttatttacacTTTAATTCCCCAGTATAAAGTTCCATCTCAAAATGTTATTATcgttcaatttttcaattttcgaaatcaaatgatatttttcaggGTACCACCGGGTAATACATACAAGAAACTTTTATAGTGGATGgaacaatataatatatagttCATTGACATGAAGAGTAGACAGATTATCATGCACGATTCATGGGATATATGCATCTATGACAGTTGCTATTGTGTATAATTTTTACATAATTGTGTTTAAATTgagaataaaatattttatacaGATTACCTGTCCTGTACCCGGCGCTCcataattgataaataaCTACGATCCCTTTCTTCTAGTACGTTTGACTAAAATTGGGAAGAGTTGCAATTTTGCAATTGCAGATgggaaatattttatatttattatttaattaaaaaagtATCGTCTCGTATCGTCTCGTACCGTATAGTTTACATTTTAGATGAGTGacgtatatatatcacATATTTAAATGGTAGCAGTTTCTCTTTTCAACCATTTGAATGCAATACTTTGTGGTTGTAAGAATTGAACCAAATTATCCcatattcttttattatatgaatttaattgtgatttttcctctttggttaataaattgacatcaattaatttccTACAATATGGTACCAGggtaatattttcaaaagtcAAGAATTTTTGACCAAAATTCCCCACGtttgtattgttattattattatgtgaAAAACATGCATCTTTCacaattaaatcattttcaattctaatACCATATTCTCCATCTTTATAAAACCCTGGTTCattactaataatattcccCTTCATTAATGGGAAATTGATCAATGAAGGTTTAAACCCAATCCCTATTGGACCCTCATGAACATTTAAAAATGATCCAATTCCATGACCTGTCCCATGTCTATAATCTAATCCATCATTCCAAAGAAATTGTCTTGCTAGAGCGTCAATTTGATACCCTGTTATGGTACCCTCGGGGAAAGTTAATCTTTCAATGGCTAAATTACCCTTTAATACTAGTgtataatttttaatttgttcATTTGTTGGTTCCATTAAATGTAAAGTTCTTGTAATGTCAGTGGTTCCTTCAAGGAATTGAGCTCCTGTATCACAAAGATATATTTTGGATGGATctattattgatgaattttccattgatggagaataatgaataattgCTGCGTTAGCACCTGTTGATGAGATTGTTTGGAATGAATTCCCCATGAAATGTTTTTGAGTTTTCCTtatttcaatcaatttttcTGATGCTTTAAATTCATCTATTAATGATTGTTtgttaattaatttattttctaaccatgcaaaatattgaattattgataatgaatcttTCACTTGTGCGTTATGTGCGTTATTTATTTCAGTCATATTTTTGattgattttaaaatgTCTATTGGtgaatgaattaatttataagtcaatgaattttgatttttttgaattttacGGATGATTTGCCATGATAATGTATCAGGTAAGAAAATTGTGGACGTACTGGTAGTCAAGTTTTCTAAATAGGACCAAATATCATTGTATGGttttataatgatattgttttctttgaaatatatttcaattttatcattgattGGATTATCCATGAATAAGATTGTttgatcatcatcatcatcatttgattCGTTTAAATACAGGTATGCATAAAAGACAGGGTTGTATTCTATATCTGAACCACGTAAGTTTAATAGCCAACAAATTTCATCCAATGCTACTACAAGGAATGATCTATCGaaggaggaagaagaagaagaagaagaagaagaagaagatgatgat
Coding sequences within:
- the NDAI0D04860 gene encoding aminopeptidase family protein P (similar to Saccharomyces cerevisiae YLL029W; ancestral locus Anc_4.29) gives rise to the protein MITSNPTTSTTTNPRANRPCIDCTCSPGLLSRQGRRATIFLRKMSNAKRESTSRSRPTSRRNSTNNIIREENGSIYSSDSLCQPTNKEINTSNRLLELRKQMSMHENGNLTCYIIPSEDQHQSEYVGLSDQRRQFISGFSGSAGTAVISRDLLNFNLNAPTGKSILSTDGRYFNQAAQELDFNWNLIRQGEDPIDWKNWTINEAMEMASNKMEKKNDSIKIGIDPKLISYENVIQFNKLIQSKTIKINKSLKNQDKKIKIELVPVENNLVDKIWNQFEIVPERRSNELLLLDEKYHGESFNSKRKRLFEKLPSTTSSSSSSSSSSSSSSSFDRSFLVVALDEICWLLNLRGSDIEYNPVFYAYLYLNESNDDDDDQTILFMDNPINDKIEIYFKENNIIIKPYNDIWSYLENLTTSTSTIFLPDTLSWQIIRKIQKNQNSLTYKLIHSPIDILKSIKNMTEINNAHNAQVKDSLSIIQYFAWLENKLINKQSLIDEFKASEKLIEIRKTQKHFMGNSFQTISSTGANAAIIHYSPSMENSSIIDPSKIYLCDTGAQFLEGTTDITRTLHLMEPTNEQIKNYTLVLKGNLAIERLTFPEGTITGYQIDALARQFLWNDGLDYRHGTGHGIGSFLNVHEGPIGIGFKPSLINFPLMKGNIISNEPGFYKDGEYGIRIENDLIVKDACFSHNNNNNTNVGNFGQKFLTFENITLVPYCRKLIDVNLLTKEEKSQLNSYNKRIWDNLVQFLQPQSIAFKWLKRETATI